In Escherichia ruysiae, a genomic segment contains:
- the fumB gene encoding class I fumarate hydratase, producing the protein MSNKEFIYQAPFPMGKDNTEYYLLTSDYVSVAEFNGETILKVEPEALTLLAQQAFHDASFMLRPAHQQQVASILHDPEASENDKYVALQFLRNSEIAAKGVLPTCQDTGTAIIVGKKGQRVWTGGGDEEALSKGVYNTYIEDNLRYSQNAPLDMYKEVNTGTNLPAQIDLYAVDGDEYKFLCVAKGGGSANKTYLYQETKALLTPGKLKNFLVEKMRTLGTAACPPYHIAFVIGGTSAETNLKTVKLASAHYYDELPTEGNEHGQAFRDVQLEQELLIEAQKLGLGAQFGGKYFAHDIRVIRLPRHGASCPVGMGVSCSADRNIKAKINREGIWIEKLEHNPGQYIPEELRQAGEGDAVKVDLNRPMKEILAQLSQYPVSTRLSLTGTIIVGRDIAHAKLKELIDAGKELPQYIKDHPIYYAGPAKTPAGYPSGSLGPTTAGRMDSYVDLLQSHGGSMIMLAKGNRSQQVTDACHKHGGFYLGSIGGPAAVLAQQSIKHLECVAYPELGMEAIWKIEVEDFPAFILVDDKGNDFFQQIVNKQCANCTK; encoded by the coding sequence ATGTCAAATAAAGAGTTTATTTATCAGGCGCCTTTCCCGATGGGGAAAGACAATACCGAGTACTATCTGCTCACATCCGATTACGTTAGTGTTGCCGAATTTAACGGCGAAACCATCCTGAAAGTGGAACCTGAAGCCCTGACCTTGCTGGCGCAGCAAGCCTTCCATGACGCTTCTTTCATGCTCCGCCCGGCACACCAGCAACAGGTTGCTTCTATTCTTCACGACCCTGAAGCCAGTGAAAACGATAAGTATGTGGCGCTGCAATTCTTGAGAAACTCCGAAATCGCAGCCAAAGGTGTATTGCCGACCTGCCAGGATACCGGCACCGCCATCATCGTCGGTAAAAAAGGTCAGCGAGTGTGGACCGGCGGCGGTGATGAAGAAGCCTTATCAAAAGGTGTCTATAACACTTATATCGAAGATAACCTGCGCTATTCACAAAACGCACCGCTGGACATGTACAAAGAGGTCAACACCGGCACTAACCTGCCTGCGCAAATCGACCTGTACGCAGTGGATGGCGACGAGTACAAATTCCTCTGCGTCGCCAAAGGCGGCGGTTCTGCCAACAAAACGTATCTCTATCAGGAAACCAAAGCCCTGCTGACTCCGGGTAAACTGAAAAACTTCCTCGTTGAGAAAATGCGTACTCTCGGCACCGCAGCCTGCCCGCCGTACCATATCGCGTTTGTGATTGGCGGCACGTCTGCGGAAACCAACCTGAAAACCGTCAAGTTGGCAAGTGCTCACTATTACGATGAGCTGCCGACTGAAGGGAACGAACACGGTCAGGCTTTCCGCGATGTCCAGTTAGAACAAGAACTCCTGATCGAGGCTCAGAAACTCGGCCTCGGCGCACAGTTTGGTGGTAAATACTTCGCTCACGACATCCGCGTGATTCGCCTGCCTCGTCACGGCGCATCCTGCCCGGTGGGTATGGGCGTCTCCTGCTCCGCTGACCGTAACATCAAAGCAAAAATTAACCGCGAAGGCATCTGGATCGAAAAACTGGAACACAACCCAGGCCAGTACATTCCTGAAGAGTTACGTCAGGCTGGTGAAGGCGACGCGGTGAAAGTCGATCTCAACCGTCCGATGAAAGAGATCCTCGCCCAGCTTTCGCAGTATCCGGTCTCTACTCGTCTGTCACTCACCGGCACCATTATCGTTGGTCGTGATATTGCGCACGCCAAGCTGAAAGAATTGATCGACGCCGGTAAAGAGCTGCCGCAGTACATCAAAGATCATCCGATCTACTACGCAGGTCCGGCAAAAACGCCAGCCGGTTATCCATCGGGTTCTTTAGGCCCAACCACCGCAGGCCGTATGGACTCTTACGTGGATCTGCTGCAATCCCACGGCGGCAGCATGATCATGCTGGCGAAAGGTAACCGCAGTCAGCAAGTCACCGACGCGTGTCATAAACACGGCGGCTTCTACCTCGGCAGCATTGGCGGCCCGGCGGCAGTGCTGGCACAGCAGAGCATTAAGCATCTGGAATGTGTCGCTTATCCGGAACTGGGTATGGAAGCTATCTGGAAAATCGAAGTAGAAGATTTCCCGGCGTTTATCCTGGTCGATGACAAAGGCAACGACTTCTTCCAGCAAATCGTCAACAAACAGTGCGCGAACTGCACTAAGTAA
- the melA gene encoding alpha-galactosidase: MMSAPKITFIGAGSTIFVKNILGDVFHREALKTAHIALMDIDPTRLEESHIVVRKLMDSAGASGKITCHTQQKEALQDADFVVVAFQIGGYEPCTVTDFEVCKRHGLEQTIADTLGPGGIMRALRTIPHLWQICEDMTEVCPDATMLNYVNPMAMNTWAMYARYPHIKQVGLCHSVQGTAEELARDLNIDPATLRYRCAGINHMAFYLELERKTTDGSYVNLYPELLAAYDAGQAPKPNIHGNPRCQNIVRYEMFKKLGYFVTESSEHFAEYTPWFIKPGREDLIERYKVPLDEYPKRCVEQLANWHKELEEYKNASRIDIKPSREYASTIMNAIWTGEPSVIYGNVRNDGLIDNLPQGCCVEVACLVDANGIQPTKVGTLPSHLAALMQTNINVQTLLTEAILTENRDRVYHAAMMDPHTAAVLGIDEIYALVDDLIAAHGDWLPGWLHR, from the coding sequence ATGATGTCTGCACCCAAAATTACTTTTATCGGCGCTGGTTCGACAATTTTCGTAAAAAATATTCTTGGTGATGTGTTTCATCGCGAGGCGCTGAAAACGGCGCATATTGCCCTGATGGACATTGATCCAACTCGCCTGGAAGAGTCGCACATTGTGGTGCGTAAGCTGATGGATTCAGCAGGAGCCAGCGGCAAAATTACCTGCCACACGCAACAGAAAGAAGCCTTACAGGATGCTGATTTTGTCGTGGTGGCATTTCAGATTGGTGGTTATGAACCTTGCACGGTGACTGATTTCGAGGTCTGTAAGCGCCACGGTCTGGAACAAACCATTGCCGATACGTTGGGGCCGGGCGGCATTATGCGCGCACTGCGTACCATTCCGCACCTGTGGCAAATTTGCGAGGACATGACGGAAGTCTGCCCCGATGCCACCATGCTCAACTACGTTAACCCGATGGCGATGAATACCTGGGCGATGTATGCCCGCTATCCGCATATCAAACAGGTAGGGTTGTGCCATTCGGTGCAGGGAACGGCGGAAGAGCTGGCGCGCGATCTCAATATTGATCCCGCCACGCTGCGTTATCGTTGCGCGGGTATCAACCATATGGCGTTTTACCTGGAGCTGGAGCGCAAAACCACCGACGGCAGTTACGTGAATCTCTACCCGGAACTGCTGGCGGCTTATGACGCAGGTCAGGCACCGAAGCCGAATATTCATGGGAATCCTCGCTGCCAGAACATTGTGCGCTATGAAATGTTCAAAAAGCTGGGCTACTTCGTCACGGAGTCGTCAGAACATTTTGCCGAATATACGCCGTGGTTTATTAAGCCAGGCCGTGAGGATTTGATTGAGCGTTATAAAGTACCGCTGGATGAGTACCCGAAACGCTGCGTCGAGCAGCTGGCGAACTGGCACAAAGAGCTGGAGGAGTATAAGAATGCCTCCCGGATTGATATTAAACCATCACGGGAATATGCCAGCACAATCATGAACGCTATCTGGACCGGAGAGCCGAGCGTGATTTATGGCAACGTCCGTAACGATGGCTTGATTGATAACCTGCCGCAAGGATGTTGCGTGGAAGTGGCCTGTCTGGTTGACGCTAATGGCATTCAGCCGACCAAAGTCGGTACGCTACCTTCGCATCTGGCAGCCCTGATGCAAACCAATATCAACGTACAGACGCTGCTCACCGAAGCCATTCTCACCGAAAACCGTGACCGTGTTTACCACGCTGCGATGATGGATCCGCACACCGCTGCCGTGCTGGGCATTGACGAAATATATGCCCTTGTTGACGATCTGATTGCCGCCCACGGCGACTGGCTGCCAGGCTGGTTGCACCGTTAA
- a CDS encoding AraC family transcriptional regulator: MRICSNQPCIVLLTEKDVWLRVNGKEPISLKANHMALLSCENNIIDASSLNNTLIAYISLDIIKDYLRFLNKDLSKIPVWQRSATPIISLPCLTPEVFRVAAQHSTEPAETESEKERTRALLFTVLSRFLDSKKFLSLLMYMLRNCVSDSVYQIIESDIHKDWNLSMVASCLCLSPSLLKKKLKSENTSYSQIITTCRMRYAVNELMMDGKNISQVSQSCGYNSTSYFISVFKDFYGMTPLHYVSQHRERSVA, from the coding sequence ATGAGGATTTGCAGCAACCAACCTTGTATAGTTTTATTAACTGAAAAAGATGTCTGGCTAAGAGTGAATGGGAAAGAGCCTATAAGTTTAAAAGCTAACCATATGGCGTTATTAAGTTGTGAAAATAATATTATCGACGCCTCCTCTCTGAATAACACTTTGATTGCTTATATTAGCCTCGACATCATCAAAGATTATCTCCGTTTTCTGAATAAAGATCTCTCGAAAATACCGGTCTGGCAACGTAGCGCCACACCGATTATTTCCCTGCCATGCCTTACACCAGAGGTGTTTCGCGTTGCAGCGCAACATAGCACAGAGCCTGCTGAAACAGAGTCGGAAAAAGAACGAACACGTGCATTATTATTCACTGTGCTCTCTCGCTTTCTCGACAGTAAAAAATTCCTTTCTCTACTTATGTATATGTTACGTAATTGTGTTAGCGACAGCGTTTATCAAATCATTGAAAGCGATATCCATAAAGACTGGAATCTTAGTATGGTAGCCAGTTGTTTATGTCTTAGCCCAAGTTTGTTAAAGAAAAAGCTGAAAAGCGAAAACACCAGTTATAGCCAAATAATAACCACCTGCCGGATGCGTTATGCTGTAAATGAATTAATGATGGATGGAAAAAATATCTCACAGGTGTCACAGTCCTGTGGCTACAACAGCACGTCTTACTTTATTTCTGTATTTAAAGACTTCTATGGCATGACGCCACTCCATTATGTTAGCCAACACAGAGAACGTTCTGTCGCCTGA
- the basR gene encoding two-component system response regulator BasR, whose product MKILIVEDDTLLLQGLILAAQTEGYACDGVTTARMAEQSLEAGHYSLVVLDLGLPDEDGLHFLARIRQKKYTLPVLILTARDTLTDKIAGLDVGADDYLVKPFALEELHARIRALLRRHNNQGESELIVGNLTLNMGRRQVWMGGEELILTPKEYALLSRLMLKAGSPVHREILYNDIYNWDNEPSTNTLEVHIHNLRDKVGKTRIRTVRGFGYMLVANEEN is encoded by the coding sequence ATGAAAATACTGATTGTTGAAGACGATACGCTGTTATTGCAGGGGCTGATTCTGGCGGCACAAACCGAAGGCTACGCGTGCGATGGCGTCACGACCGCGCGGATGGCGGAACAAAGCCTGGAAGCCGGGCACTACAGCCTGGTGGTGTTGGATTTAGGTTTACCCGACGAAGATGGGCTGCATTTTCTCGCCCGTATCCGGCAGAAAAAATACACCCTGCCGGTACTGATCCTCACCGCTCGCGACACCCTGACCGACAAAATCGCCGGGCTGGATGTCGGTGCCGATGACTATCTGGTAAAACCTTTTGCGCTGGAAGAGTTACACGCCCGCATCCGCGCCCTGCTGCGACGCCATAATAATCAGGGCGAAAGCGAGTTGATTGTTGGCAATCTGACGCTGAATATGGGGCGCCGTCAGGTATGGATGGGCGGCGAAGAATTGATTCTGACGCCCAAAGAATATGCTCTGCTATCGCGGCTGATGCTCAAAGCAGGCAGCCCGGTGCATCGGGAAATTCTCTACAACGATATCTATAACTGGGATAACGAACCCTCGACCAACACCCTGGAAGTGCATATCCACAACCTGCGCGACAAAGTGGGCAAAACACGTATCCGCACCGTGCGCGGCTTTGGCTATATGCTGGTCGCGAATGAGGAAAACTAA
- the eptA gene encoding phosphoethanolamine transferase EptA — protein MLKRLLKRPSLNLLAWLLLASFYIAICLNIAFFKQVLQALPLDSMHNVLVFLSMPVVAFSVINIVLTLGSFLWLNRPLACLFILVGASAQYFIMTYGIVIDRSMIANIMDTTPAESYALMTPQMLLTLGLSGVLAALIACWVKIKPAASRLRSVLFRGANILISVLLILLVAALFYKDYASLFRNNKELVKSLSPSNSIVASWSWYSHQRLANLPLVRIGEDAHRNPLMQNEKRKNLTILIVGETSRAENFSLNGYSRETNPRLAKDNVVYFPNTASCGTATAVSVPCMFSDMPREHYKEELAQHQEGVLDIIQRAGINVLWNDNDGGCKGVCDRVPHQNVTALNLPGQCINGECYDEVLFHGLEEYINNLQGDGVIVLHTIGSHGPTYYNRYPPQFRKFTPTCDTNEIQTCSKEQLVNTYDNTLLYVDYIVDKAINLLKEHQDKFTTSLVYLSDHGESLGENGIYLHGLPYAIAPDSQKQVPMLLWLSEDYQKRYQIDQSCLQKQAQTQHYSQDNLFSTLLGLTGVETKYYQAADDILQTCRRVTE, from the coding sequence ATGTTGAAGCGCCTTCTAAAAAGACCCTCTTTGAATTTACTCGCCTGGCTATTGCTGGCCTCTTTTTATATTGCTATCTGCCTGAACATTGCCTTTTTTAAACAGGTTTTACAGGCGCTACCGCTGGATTCAATGCATAACGTGCTGGTTTTCTTGTCGATGCCGGTCGTCGCGTTCAGCGTGATTAATATTGTCCTGACGCTAGGCTCTTTCTTATGGCTTAATCGTCCACTGGCCTGCCTGTTTATTCTTGTCGGCGCGTCTGCGCAATATTTCATAATGACTTATGGCATCGTCATCGACCGTTCGATGATTGCCAATATCATGGATACCACACCTGCGGAAAGCTACGCGTTAATGACACCGCAGATGTTATTAACGCTAGGGTTAAGTGGGGTTCTTGCTGCACTGATTGCCTGCTGGGTAAAAATCAAACCCGCAGCCTCACGCCTGCGTAGCGTTCTTTTCCGTGGAGCCAATATTCTGATTTCTGTGCTGCTGATTCTGCTGGTCGCCGCGTTGTTTTATAAAGACTACGCCTCGCTGTTTCGTAACAACAAAGAGCTGGTGAAATCCTTAAGCCCCTCCAACAGCATTGTTGCCAGTTGGTCATGGTATTCCCACCAGCGACTGGCAAATCTGCCGCTGGTTCGCATTGGCGAGGATGCACACCGCAACCCGTTAATGCAAAACGAGAAACGTAAAAATCTGACCATCTTGATCGTCGGCGAAACCTCGCGGGCAGAGAATTTCTCACTCAATGGCTACTCGCGTGAAACTAATCCACGGCTGGCGAAAGATAATGTGGTCTATTTCCCCAATACCGCGTCTTGCGGCACGGCAACGGCTGTCTCTGTGCCATGCATGTTCTCGGATATGCCGCGTGAGCATTACAAAGAAGAGCTGGCACAGCACCAGGAAGGCGTGCTGGATATCATTCAGCGAGCGGGCATTAATGTGTTGTGGAATGACAACGACGGTGGCTGCAAAGGTGTCTGCGACCGCGTACCACACCAGAATGTCACCGCGCTGAACCTGCCCGGCCAGTGCATCAACGGCGAATGCTATGACGAGGTGCTGTTCCACGGGCTGGAAGAGTACATCAATAACCTGCAAGGTGATGGCGTGATTGTCTTACACACCATCGGTAGCCACGGCCCGACCTATTACAACCGCTATCCGCCGCAGTTCAGGAAATTTACCCCCACCTGCGACACCAACGAGATCCAGACCTGTTCCAAAGAACAACTGGTGAACACTTACGATAATACGTTGCTCTACGTCGACTATATTGTTGATAAAGCAATTAATCTGCTGAAAGAACATCAGGATAAATTTACCACCAGCCTGGTTTATCTTTCTGACCACGGTGAATCGTTAGGTGAAAATGGCATCTATCTACACGGCCTGCCTTATGCCATCGCGCCTGATAGCCAAAAACAAGTACCGATGCTGCTGTGGTTGTCGGAGGATTATCAAAAGCGGTATCAGATTGACCAGAGCTGCCTGCAAAAACAGGCACAAACACAGCACTATTCACAGGACAATTTATTCTCAACCCTGTTGGGATTAACCGGCGTCGAGACGAAGTATTACCAGGCTGCGGATGATATTCTGCAAACTTGCAGGAGAGTGACTGAATGA
- the melR gene encoding transcriptional regulator MelR, protein MNTDTFMCSSDEKQTRSPLSLYSEYQRMEIEFRAPHVMTTSHWHGQVEVNVPFDGDVGYLINNEQVNINQGHITLFWACTPHQLTDTGTCQSMAIFNLPMHLFLSWPLDKDLINHVTHGMVIKSLATQQLSPFEVRRWQQELNSPNEQIRQLAIDEIGLMLKRFSLSGWEPILVNKTSRTHKNSVSRHAQFYVSQMLGFIAENYDQALTINDVAEHVKLNANYAMGIFQRVMQLTMKQYITAMRINHVRALLSDTDKSILDIALTAGFRSSSRFYSTFAKYVGMSPQQYRKLSQQRRQTLPG, encoded by the coding sequence ATGAACACAGACACGTTTATGTGCAGCAGTGATGAAAAGCAGACCCGCAGCCCGCTGTCGCTGTACTCGGAATATCAGCGAATGGAGATTGAATTTCGTGCGCCGCATGTCATGACCACCAGCCACTGGCATGGTCAGGTTGAAGTGAATGTGCCTTTCGATGGCGATGTGGGATACCTGATCAACAATGAACAAGTGAATATCAATCAAGGGCATATCACGCTGTTCTGGGCCTGTACGCCGCACCAACTAACCGATACCGGAACTTGTCAGAGCATGGCGATTTTTAATCTGCCGATGCATCTGTTTCTCTCCTGGCCTCTGGATAAAGACCTTATAAACCACGTCACTCACGGCATGGTGATTAAATCGCTGGCGACACAGCAACTTAGCCCCTTTGAAGTGCGCCGCTGGCAGCAGGAATTGAACAGCCCGAATGAGCAAATCCGCCAGCTCGCCATTGATGAAATTGGCCTGATGCTCAAGCGATTTAGCCTCTCCGGCTGGGAACCGATTTTGGTCAATAAAACCTCGCGCACGCACAAAAACAGCGTCTCGCGTCATGCGCAATTTTACGTCAGCCAGATGCTGGGCTTTATTGCAGAAAACTATGACCAGGCGCTGACCATCAACGACGTGGCTGAGCACGTCAAACTAAACGCCAACTATGCGATGGGGATATTTCAGCGAGTCATGCAGTTGACGATGAAACAGTACATTACCGCAATGCGCATCAACCACGTTCGCGCGTTACTCAGCGATACCGATAAAAGTATTCTCGATATTGCCCTGACGGCAGGTTTTCGTTCGAGCAGTCGTTTTTACAGTACTTTCGCCAAATATGTCGGCATGTCGCCGCAACAATACCGCAAACTTAGCCAACAACGCCGCCAGACGCTTCCCGGTTAA
- the adiA gene encoding arginine decarboxylase, producing MKVLIVESEFLHQDTWVGSAVERLANALSQQNVTVIKSTSFDDGFAILSSNEAIDCLMFSYQMEHPDEHQNVRELIGKLHERQQNVPVFLLGDREKSIAALDRDLLELVDEFAWILEDTADFIAGRAIAAMTRYRQQLLPPLFSALMKYSDIHEYSWAAPGHQGGVGFTKTPAGRFYHDYYGENLFRTDMGIERTSLGSLLDHTGAFGESEKYAARVFGADRSWSVVVGTSGSNRTIMQACMTDNDVVVVDRNCHKSIEQGLMLTGAKPVYMVPSRNRYGIIGPIYPQEMQPETLQKKISESPLTKDKVGQKPSYCVVTNCTYDGVCYNAKDAQDLLEKTSDRLHFDEAWYGYARFNPIYADHYAMRGEPGDHNGPTVFATHSTHKLLNALSQASYIHVREGRGAINFSRFNQAYMMHATTSPLYAICASNDVAVSMMDGNSGLSLTQEVIDEAVDFRQAMARLYKEFTDEGSWFFKPWNKEMVTDPETGKTYDFADAPRKLLTTVQDCWVMHPGESWHGFKDIPDNWSMLDPIKVSILAPGMGEDGELEETGVPAALVTAWLGHHGIVPTRTTDFQIMFLFSMGVTRGKWGTLVNTLCSFKRHYDANTPLAQVMPELVEQYPDTYANMGIHDLGDKMFAWLKENNPGARLNEAYSGLPVAEITPREAYNAIVDNNVELVSIENLPGRIAANSVIPYPPGIPMLLSGENFGDKNSPQVSYLRSLQSWDHHFPGFEHETEGTEIIDGIYHVMCVKA from the coding sequence ATGAAAGTATTAATTGTTGAAAGCGAGTTTCTACATCAGGACACCTGGGTCGGTAGCGCCGTTGAGCGTCTGGCGAATGCCTTGAGTCAACAAAATGTTACCGTCATTAAATCAACCTCATTTGATGATGGTTTTGCCATTCTCTCTTCAAATGAAGCCATTGATTGTCTGATGTTCAGTTATCAAATGGAGCATCCGGACGAACATCAAAACGTCAGAGAATTGATCGGTAAACTTCATGAACGCCAGCAAAACGTGCCGGTATTCCTGTTAGGCGATCGGGAAAAATCAATCGCCGCGCTGGATCGCGACCTGCTGGAGCTTGTCGATGAATTCGCCTGGATTCTGGAAGATACTGCCGATTTTATTGCCGGGCGCGCCATCGCCGCGATGACCCGCTACCGTCAACAGTTGTTACCGCCACTGTTCAGCGCGCTGATGAAATATAGCGACATCCATGAGTATTCCTGGGCCGCGCCGGGTCACCAGGGCGGTGTGGGGTTCACTAAAACGCCAGCCGGACGTTTCTACCATGACTATTATGGTGAAAACCTGTTCCGCACCGATATGGGTATTGAACGAACTTCTCTCGGTTCTTTGCTCGACCATACTGGCGCATTTGGCGAAAGTGAAAAATATGCCGCGCGCGTATTTGGTGCCGATCGCTCCTGGTCAGTCGTTGTTGGCACTTCAGGTTCTAACCGCACCATCATGCAAGCCTGCATGACGGATAACGACGTGGTCGTTGTTGACCGTAACTGCCACAAATCCATTGAACAAGGCTTAATGCTGACTGGCGCGAAACCGGTATACATGGTGCCAAGCCGCAACCGCTACGGCATTATCGGGCCAATCTACCCGCAGGAAATGCAGCCTGAAACCTTGCAGAAGAAAATCAGCGAAAGCCCGCTGACTAAAGACAAAGTCGGGCAAAAACCCTCTTACTGCGTGGTGACCAACTGCACCTACGACGGCGTGTGCTATAACGCCAAAGACGCGCAGGATCTGCTGGAAAAAACCTCTGACCGTCTGCACTTCGACGAAGCCTGGTATGGCTACGCACGGTTTAACCCAATCTATGCCGATCACTATGCAATGCGCGGTGAACCGGGCGATCACAATGGCCCAACCGTTTTCGCTACCCACTCCACACATAAACTGCTGAATGCGCTGTCGCAGGCGTCTTATATTCATGTACGTGAAGGCCGGGGCGCGATTAACTTCTCCCGCTTTAATCAGGCATACATGATGCATGCCACTACTTCCCCGCTGTATGCCATCTGCGCATCAAACGATGTGGCTGTATCAATGATGGACGGCAACAGCGGTCTGTCACTGACTCAGGAAGTGATCGACGAAGCGGTCGATTTCCGCCAGGCAATGGCACGGTTGTATAAAGAGTTTACTGACGAAGGTAGCTGGTTCTTTAAACCGTGGAATAAAGAAATGGTTACCGATCCGGAAACCGGCAAAACCTATGACTTTGCTGACGCGCCGCGCAAACTGCTGACCACCGTTCAGGACTGCTGGGTAATGCATCCGGGCGAAAGCTGGCACGGCTTTAAAGATATCCCGGACAACTGGAGTATGCTCGACCCGATTAAAGTCAGCATCCTCGCACCGGGGATGGGTGAAGACGGTGAACTGGAAGAGACAGGCGTACCTGCCGCACTGGTTACCGCATGGCTTGGCCACCACGGCATCGTGCCAACTCGCACCACCGATTTCCAGATTATGTTCCTGTTCTCAATGGGCGTGACCCGAGGGAAATGGGGAACTCTGGTTAACACCCTCTGTTCCTTCAAACGCCACTACGACGCCAACACACCACTGGCGCAGGTGATGCCGGAACTTGTTGAACAATATCCTGACACTTACGCGAACATGGGGATTCACGATCTGGGTGACAAAATGTTTGCCTGGCTGAAAGAAAACAACCCAGGAGCACGGTTGAACGAAGCCTATTCCGGCCTGCCGGTGGCGGAAATCACTCCGCGTGAAGCGTACAACGCGATTGTCGACAACAACGTTGAGCTGGTATCCATTGAAAATCTGCCAGGACGCATTGCGGCGAACTCAGTTATCCCTTATCCGCCAGGAATCCCGATGCTGCTGTCTGGTGAAAACTTCGGCGATAAAAACAGTCCGCAGGTAAGTTATTTACGCTCGCTGCAATCCTGGGATCATCATTTCCCTGGATTTGAACACGAAACTGAAGGTACTGAAATTATTGACGGTATTTACCACGTAATGTGTGTGAAAGCGTAA
- the adiC gene encoding arginine/agmatine antiporter gives MSSDADAHKVGLIPVTLMVSGNIMGSGVFLLPANLASTGGIAIYGWLVTIIGALALSMVYAKMSFLDPSPGGSYAYARRCFGPFLGYQTNVLYWLACWIGNIAMVVIGVGYLSYFFPLLKDPWVLTITCVVVLWIFVLLNIVGPKMITRVQAVATVLALIPIVGIAVFGWFWFHGETYMAAWNVSGLGTFGAIQSTLNVTLWSFIGVESASVAAGVVKNPKRNVPIATIGGVLIAAVCYVLSTTAIMGMIPNAALRVSASPFGDAARMALGDTAGAIVSFCAAAGCLGSLGGWTLLAGQTAKAAADDGLFPPIFARVNKAGTPVAGLIIVGILMTIFQFSSISPNATKEFGLVSSVSVIFTLVPYLYTCAALLLLGHGHFGKARPAYLAITTIAFLYCIWAVVGSGAQEVMWSFVTLMVITAMYTLNYNRLHKNPYPLDAPISKD, from the coding sequence ATGTCTTCGGATGCTGATGCTCACAAAGTGGGCTTAATCCCCGTCACTCTGATGGTGTCGGGGAATATTATGGGGTCAGGTGTCTTTCTGTTACCTGCAAACCTGGCCTCGACTGGCGGTATTGCTATATATGGTTGGTTGGTGACGATTATCGGTGCTTTGGCTTTATCGATGGTCTACGCCAAAATGTCGTTCCTCGATCCCAGCCCTGGCGGTTCATATGCCTACGCGCGCCGCTGTTTTGGTCCTTTTCTCGGATATCAAACCAACGTTCTCTACTGGCTGGCCTGCTGGATCGGCAATATCGCCATGGTGGTCATTGGCGTCGGCTATTTGAGCTATTTCTTCCCGCTCCTCAAAGATCCGTGGGTATTAACCATCACCTGCGTGGTGGTGCTGTGGATCTTCGTTCTGCTTAATATCGTCGGTCCGAAAATGATCACCCGCGTGCAGGCCGTCGCTACCGTGCTGGCGCTGATTCCAATCGTCGGGATTGCCGTATTCGGCTGGTTCTGGTTCCACGGAGAAACCTATATGGCGGCATGGAACGTCAGCGGCCTGGGCACCTTCGGCGCGATTCAAAGCACCTTAAACGTTACGCTGTGGTCATTTATCGGGGTGGAAAGTGCGTCTGTTGCAGCGGGTGTGGTGAAAAACCCGAAACGCAACGTCCCTATCGCCACCATTGGCGGGGTATTGATTGCCGCCGTTTGCTATGTGCTCTCGACCACCGCGATTATGGGGATGATCCCCAACGCCGCACTGCGCGTTTCCGCCTCACCTTTCGGTGATGCTGCACGGATGGCGCTGGGTGATACCGCAGGAGCCATTGTCTCCTTCTGTGCGGCGGCTGGTTGCTTAGGTTCGCTGGGTGGCTGGACACTACTGGCCGGGCAAACGGCGAAAGCCGCTGCCGATGACGGTCTGTTCCCACCGATTTTTGCCCGCGTCAACAAAGCAGGCACACCGGTAGCCGGGTTGATTATCGTCGGTATCCTGATGACTATCTTCCAGTTCAGCAGCATTTCGCCAAACGCAACCAAAGAGTTCGGTCTGGTCTCTTCCGTATCGGTAATCTTTACCCTGGTGCCTTATCTTTATACCTGTGCCGCTTTACTGCTTTTAGGCCACGGTCACTTTGGTAAAGCGCGTCCGGCGTATCTGGCCATCACCACTATCGCCTTCCTTTACTGCATCTGGGCGGTAGTCGGTTCTGGTGCACAAGAGGTCATGTGGTCATTTGTCACGCTGATGGTAATCACCGCAATGTACACACTGAACTACAACCGGCTGCATAAAAACCCCTATCCTTTAGATGCACCAATAAGCAAAGATTAA